In one window of Verrucomicrobiota bacterium DNA:
- the ribD gene encoding bifunctional diaminohydroxyphosphoribosylaminopyrimidine deaminase/5-amino-6-(5-phosphoribosylamino)uracil reductase RibD, which produces MTCSHSNPKRSRKPCSPRKAETTPSSPAPVAASNDEYWMREALSLARQGLGRTSPNPAVGAVLVRQGRCLGRGWHRRAGTAHAEIAALQNAQDRGHSVSGADLYVTLEPCSTHGRTPPCVEAILHSGVRRVIVGAIDPNPSHRGAGLRFLARKGIEVQTGILTLPCLELNEAFNHHIARRRPWVVVKAAMTLDGKIATREGDSKWITSAAARADGMRLRWASDALVAGVETVRRDDPELSLRGKGPDWKRRTWRRFILDTHARIPLEARILVPGTPGSTTIVVGETADPRRIARLEKRAQVWVLPEKEGRVDVDRFLQRAGAQQIMQILVEGGGEVQAAFLLPGLAHRVAFYYATAILGGNLSRRAVAGDGATRRSEAVALHRVQWRRLGPDWRMTALTRAGFRAHQAACQRQSN; this is translated from the coding sequence ATGACTTGCAGCCATTCGAACCCAAAGCGTTCGCGGAAGCCTTGTTCACCGAGAAAAGCTGAAACAACCCCGTCATCCCCCGCGCCCGTGGCCGCCTCCAACGACGAATACTGGATGCGCGAAGCCTTGAGTCTCGCCCGCCAAGGCCTGGGCCGCACCTCGCCCAATCCCGCCGTGGGCGCCGTGCTCGTCCGCCAAGGACGCTGCCTGGGACGCGGCTGGCATCGCCGCGCGGGCACAGCCCACGCCGAGATCGCCGCCCTGCAAAACGCTCAGGATCGAGGCCACTCCGTCTCCGGAGCCGACCTCTACGTCACACTCGAGCCCTGCTCCACGCACGGACGCACCCCGCCCTGCGTCGAGGCGATCCTCCACTCGGGCGTGCGGAGAGTCATCGTGGGCGCCATCGATCCCAACCCCTCCCATCGCGGCGCCGGGCTTCGATTCCTGGCCCGGAAAGGAATCGAGGTTCAAACCGGAATTCTCACGCTCCCCTGCCTCGAACTCAATGAGGCATTCAACCACCACATCGCGCGCCGCCGACCGTGGGTCGTAGTCAAGGCCGCCATGACGCTCGATGGAAAAATCGCCACTCGGGAAGGAGACTCGAAGTGGATCACCTCCGCCGCAGCCCGCGCGGACGGCATGCGTTTACGATGGGCCTCCGACGCTCTCGTGGCCGGCGTCGAAACGGTAAGACGAGATGACCCCGAACTTTCCCTGCGCGGAAAAGGTCCGGACTGGAAGCGGCGAACATGGCGCCGGTTCATTTTGGATACCCATGCCCGCATCCCTCTCGAGGCGCGGATTCTTGTGCCCGGAACTCCCGGTTCCACCACCATCGTCGTGGGCGAGACCGCGGATCCCCGGCGAATCGCGCGGCTCGAAAAACGAGCGCAAGTGTGGGTGCTGCCGGAAAAGGAGGGCCGCGTGGATGTGGATCGATTCCTCCAGCGCGCCGGCGCGCAGCAAATCATGCAAATCCTGGTGGAAGGCGGAGGGGAAGTCCAAGCCGCCTTCCTGCTGCCGGGGCTGGCCCACCGCGTGGCTTTTTACTATGCCACCGCCATTCTCGGTGGAAACCTCTCTCGCCGGGCCGTCGCGGGCGACGGGGCGACCCGGCGTTCGGAAGCCGTCGCACTCCACCGGGTGCAATGGCGGCGCCTCGGACCCGATTGGCGCATGACCGCCCTGACCCGGGCCGGTTTTCGCGCCCATCAAGCGGCTTGCCAAAGGCAATCGAATTGA
- a CDS encoding aminopeptidase, protein MTDPRYRVLADLLTRYSVELTPEDRILLDLSDVPDEFAVELVRSVRALGAIPLVEIRRPRVTRELLLGMEPPQAALLRDLEMGRMKRMQAYLAVRGSANASESADVPADKMSLYSRTLRPVMDYRINKTRWCVLRWPTPSMAQAAGMSTETFEDFYFRVCTLNYRKMARASEPLSERMARADRVELKGPGTDLRFSILGIGAQSCVGLRNIPDGEVFSCPVKDSVEGTITFNTPTIYSGSRFEKVRLVFKKGKIVEASSSDTKKLNEILDTDAGARYIGEFSLGFNPHILTPMCDILFDEKIAGSLHFTPGQAYEVCDNGNRSAVHWDMVLIQRPEWGGGEVWFDGELIRKDGLFVPKDLRALNPERLR, encoded by the coding sequence ATGACCGATCCGCGTTATCGTGTGCTGGCCGACTTGCTCACGCGTTACTCCGTCGAACTCACACCCGAAGACCGCATTTTGCTGGATCTTTCCGATGTGCCCGACGAATTCGCGGTGGAGTTGGTGCGGTCCGTCCGGGCCCTCGGCGCGATACCGCTGGTCGAAATCCGGCGTCCGCGTGTCACGCGCGAGTTGCTCCTGGGCATGGAACCGCCGCAGGCCGCGTTGCTGCGGGACTTGGAAATGGGGCGCATGAAGCGCATGCAAGCTTACCTCGCGGTGCGCGGTTCGGCCAACGCCAGCGAGTCCGCTGATGTGCCCGCGGACAAGATGTCGCTCTACTCCAGGACCCTGCGTCCGGTCATGGACTACCGGATCAACAAGACCCGCTGGTGTGTGTTGCGCTGGCCGACGCCCAGCATGGCGCAGGCCGCGGGCATGAGCACGGAGACCTTCGAGGATTTCTACTTCCGCGTCTGCACCCTGAATTACCGCAAGATGGCGAGGGCGTCCGAGCCGTTGTCCGAGCGCATGGCGCGCGCGGATCGCGTGGAGTTGAAGGGGCCGGGCACGGACCTTCGATTCAGCATTCTGGGGATCGGGGCGCAGTCCTGCGTCGGATTGCGGAACATACCTGACGGCGAGGTCTTTTCGTGTCCGGTGAAGGATTCGGTGGAGGGGACGATTACCTTCAACACCCCCACGATCTATTCGGGATCGCGCTTCGAGAAAGTGCGGCTGGTTTTCAAGAAGGGGAAGATCGTGGAGGCGTCGTCGAGCGACACGAAAAAGTTGAACGAGATTTTGGACACCGACGCGGGGGCGCGCTACATCGGTGAATTCTCGCTGGGGTTCAATCCGCACATTCTCACGCCCATGTGCGATATTTTGTTCGATGAGAAGATCGCGGGTTCGCTTCACTTCACGCCGGGACAGGCCTACGAGGTGTGCGACAACGGCAACCGGTCGGCGGTGCATTGGGACATGGTGCTGATTCAACGTCCGGAGTGGGGTGGGGGAGAAGTCTGGTTCGACGGGGAATTGATACGGAAGGACGGCTTGTTTGTGCCGAAAGATCTCAGGGCGTTGAATCCCGAGCGGCTGCGGTGA
- the nusB gene encoding transcription antitermination factor NusB, whose protein sequence is MGMRREARERAVQFLFQFDVNPTEDVGAALTQFWESQSASAIAEEKASARWGEKPSAPPPSAEETSVRLFAEPLIRGVLLHRQDLDEAIKRLAKNWDLNRMAVVDRNILRLAMFEMMHREDIPPIVSINEAVDIAKRFSTQESGRFVNGILDKFKSEVLRPARDGK, encoded by the coding sequence ATGGGCATGCGGCGAGAAGCGCGCGAGCGCGCTGTCCAATTTCTATTCCAATTCGATGTGAACCCGACTGAGGACGTCGGCGCCGCGCTCACCCAGTTCTGGGAATCGCAGAGCGCTTCCGCCATCGCCGAGGAAAAGGCCTCGGCCCGATGGGGCGAAAAACCCTCCGCACCCCCTCCCAGCGCCGAAGAAACTTCCGTCCGCCTTTTCGCCGAACCCTTGATTCGCGGCGTGCTCCTGCACCGCCAGGACCTCGATGAAGCGATCAAAAGACTGGCCAAAAACTGGGACCTCAACCGCATGGCCGTGGTGGACCGCAATATCCTCCGCCTCGCCATGTTCGAAATGATGCATCGGGAGGATATCCCTCCCATCGTCAGCATCAATGAAGCGGTGGACATCGCCAAGAGATTTTCCACCCAGGAAAGCGGACGCTTCGTCAACGGCATCCTCGATAAATTCAAGAGCGAGGTCTTGCGTCCCGCCCGAGACGGCAAGTGA
- a CDS encoding ABC transporter ATP-binding protein, whose protein sequence is MRRAPLHPMASHDQQALALEEEFAQRPMSRATFARLYRYVRPYRRLFILNLVLTLLATAAQLAGPRLIQIGIDRHLASFGSSEAAARGILAVSAVYFAFLLAGWVLSAGQVKTAIAVGQGAMNDLRMAVFEHIQTLSLNYFDRTHQGRILSRADTDIDALDRVLTWGANQLLSSVITLAGVVVLLLDYDPRLFLAVSFVIPLLALATREFHRRGMEAYRRMRELASRLTSTVAENISGVRVVQAFGREDLNLSSFRTLHDEYGDRVLVAARVFHTYMPFVYLISGLATAVVLGYGGKLAMEREVTVGELAAFVLYLGMFFGPIHTMGDLYNSLLSTAACAERVFQLLDTQPQVRDREGARPLPELQGRVEFDSVDFRYDSTPEGTWILKGVSLDVEAGQTIALVGETGSGKTTIVSLLARFYEPQLGVIRVDGMDLRETQAQSLHRQLGIVTQDNFLFTGTVMENLKFGRPNASDEEVVREAAALGTDAVFRGLKDGYETKVGERGANLSAGERQLICLTRAMVARPRILILDEATSAVDPQSERVIQHALQTLFAGRTTFVIAHRLSTVRHADQILVLSGGSVVERGRHEELVAAGGAYARLHEEFVRR, encoded by the coding sequence ATGCGGAGAGCTCCCCTTCATCCCATGGCTAGTCACGATCAGCAGGCCCTCGCGCTTGAGGAGGAGTTCGCGCAGCGTCCGATGAGCCGGGCCACCTTTGCCCGTTTGTACCGCTATGTGCGACCGTACCGGCGGCTGTTTATCCTGAACCTTGTGCTGACTTTGCTGGCGACAGCGGCACAACTGGCCGGTCCCCGCCTCATTCAAATTGGGATTGACCGGCACCTGGCTTCGTTCGGTTCGAGTGAGGCGGCGGCGCGCGGGATTCTCGCGGTGAGCGCGGTCTATTTCGCATTTTTGTTGGCGGGTTGGGTGTTGTCCGCCGGCCAGGTGAAGACGGCCATCGCGGTGGGGCAGGGCGCCATGAACGACTTGCGGATGGCGGTGTTTGAGCACATTCAAACCCTGTCGTTGAATTATTTCGACCGAACCCATCAAGGCCGAATCCTGAGCCGCGCGGATACCGATATCGATGCCCTGGACCGGGTGCTGACCTGGGGGGCGAATCAGTTGTTGTCCAGTGTGATCACCCTCGCGGGAGTGGTGGTGCTGTTGCTGGATTACGATCCGCGGTTGTTCCTGGCGGTGAGTTTCGTGATTCCGTTGCTGGCGCTGGCGACGCGGGAGTTTCACCGGCGCGGGATGGAGGCGTATCGGAGAATGCGTGAACTGGCCTCGAGGCTGACCTCGACCGTGGCGGAGAACATCAGCGGGGTCCGGGTGGTGCAGGCGTTTGGGCGGGAGGACCTGAACCTTTCGAGTTTTCGGACGCTGCACGACGAGTATGGAGACCGGGTCCTGGTAGCGGCGCGCGTGTTTCACACTTACATGCCGTTTGTGTATTTGATTTCCGGTTTGGCGACGGCGGTGGTGCTGGGCTATGGCGGGAAGCTGGCCATGGAGCGTGAAGTGACGGTGGGCGAACTGGCGGCTTTCGTGCTTTATCTCGGCATGTTTTTCGGGCCCATCCACACCATGGGGGATTTGTACAACTCCCTGCTCTCGACGGCGGCGTGCGCGGAGCGCGTCTTTCAGTTGCTGGACACGCAGCCGCAGGTGCGCGACCGAGAAGGGGCCCGTCCGCTTCCGGAGTTGCAAGGGAGGGTGGAATTCGACTCGGTGGACTTTCGCTACGATTCCACTCCGGAAGGAACCTGGATCTTGAAAGGCGTGAGTCTGGACGTGGAGGCGGGGCAGACGATCGCGTTGGTGGGCGAGACGGGTTCCGGCAAAACCACGATCGTCAGCCTGCTCGCGAGATTCTATGAACCTCAGCTCGGGGTGATTCGGGTGGATGGGATGGACCTCCGCGAGACCCAGGCCCAGTCCTTGCACCGCCAATTGGGCATTGTCACGCAGGACAATTTTCTTTTTACGGGGACCGTGATGGAGAATCTGAAGTTTGGGCGACCGAACGCATCCGACGAGGAGGTTGTGCGGGAGGCCGCCGCCCTGGGGACGGATGCCGTGTTTCGCGGATTGAAGGACGGCTATGAGACCAAGGTGGGGGAGCGCGGGGCCAATTTGAGCGCGGGCGAGCGGCAGTTGATTTGTTTGACGCGGGCCATGGTGGCAAGGCCGAGGATTCTGATTCTGGATGAGGCGACGAGCGCGGTTGATCCGCAGTCCGAGCGGGTGATTCAACACGCGTTGCAAACGTTGTTCGCGGGCCGGACGACGTTCGTCATCGCGCACCGCCTTTCGACCGTGCGTCACGCCGATCAAATCCTGGTCTTGTCCGGAGGCTCCGTTGTCGAGCGCGGACGTCATGAAGAGTTGGTGGCGGCCGGGGGGGCTTACGCGCGCTTGCACGAGGAGTTCGTGCGTCGTTGA
- a CDS encoding riboflavin synthase: MFTGLIQATGIIHQVQGSASGASLEIHSPASFAKTRVGDSIAVNGCCLTAVSVQRVRKAVRIRFDLLQETWRLTNFQHLAPGQRVNLEPALLAGDRLGGHWVNGHIDGPGVITRWEPHGKDYRLEIAVPKHHMPFLVPKGCVAVDGISLTVADVQRGSFGVWIIPHTRTVTQLSDRRVGDVVNLEFDATAKLVSTMVERYLAAHSRSRPMPRRRKH; this comes from the coding sequence ATGTTCACCGGACTCATCCAAGCGACCGGCATTATCCACCAAGTCCAGGGATCGGCCTCGGGCGCCTCACTCGAAATCCACAGCCCGGCCTCATTCGCCAAAACTCGCGTCGGCGATAGCATCGCCGTCAATGGCTGCTGCCTTACCGCCGTCTCCGTCCAACGGGTTCGAAAGGCGGTCCGGATTCGCTTCGATCTGCTTCAGGAAACGTGGCGGCTGACCAACTTTCAACACTTGGCACCCGGTCAGCGGGTGAATCTTGAGCCGGCCTTATTGGCCGGCGATCGCTTGGGCGGACATTGGGTCAACGGCCATATCGACGGGCCTGGCGTCATCACTCGATGGGAACCGCACGGAAAAGACTACCGCCTGGAAATCGCAGTTCCCAAGCATCACATGCCCTTCCTGGTTCCCAAAGGGTGTGTCGCAGTGGATGGCATCAGCCTGACCGTCGCGGATGTCCAACGCGGTTCCTTCGGAGTCTGGATCATCCCGCACACGCGTACGGTGACCCAACTTTCGGACCGTCGAGTGGGCGACGTGGTTAACCTGGAATTCGACGCCACCGCCAAACTCGTGTCCACCATGGTGGAGCGATATCTCGCCGCTCATTCACGTTCACGCCCAATGCCTCGCCGTCGGAAGCATTGA
- a CDS encoding PHP domain-containing protein, producing MFADLHLHTCFSDGTFTPEELVRTAAERGLSAIALSDHDTMAGCPRARAASIEHGLDFIPACELTVDHEGRELHVLGYGLDPEQPALAAFLACCREARHDRIREMARRLLERGVDIPADSVEALAHLESPGRPHIGQALVDSGHCTSLDEAFERFLKKGRPGWAPKWRIASAEAMTLIHRAGGLAVLAHPGLYRLDDAIPSLCEAGLDGLECYHSKHSPSAAIYYRELADRHQLLVTGGSDCHGFTKGAPLIGGVKLEWNLFDIFRQRLLPSAATPAITPHPN from the coding sequence ATGTTCGCCGACCTCCACCTGCACACCTGCTTTTCGGACGGCACCTTCACCCCGGAGGAACTGGTCCGCACCGCCGCGGAACGCGGACTCTCCGCCATCGCCCTTTCCGACCACGACACCATGGCCGGATGTCCACGTGCCCGTGCCGCTTCCATCGAACACGGACTCGACTTCATTCCCGCATGCGAATTGACCGTGGATCATGAAGGACGGGAGCTGCATGTGCTGGGTTACGGACTCGATCCCGAGCAACCGGCCCTGGCCGCATTCCTGGCGTGTTGCCGCGAGGCGAGGCACGACCGCATCCGTGAAATGGCCCGCCGGCTCCTGGAGCGCGGGGTCGATATTCCTGCGGACTCGGTCGAGGCTCTGGCACATCTCGAATCGCCCGGCCGGCCCCATATCGGACAAGCCCTGGTCGATTCAGGCCATTGCACCAGCTTGGACGAAGCCTTTGAACGCTTCCTGAAAAAGGGACGCCCCGGCTGGGCTCCGAAGTGGCGGATTGCTTCCGCCGAGGCCATGACCCTGATTCATCGCGCGGGAGGGCTGGCCGTGCTCGCGCATCCAGGGCTCTATCGCCTCGACGACGCGATTCCATCCCTGTGCGAAGCCGGGCTCGACGGCCTCGAATGCTACCATTCCAAACATTCCCCCAGCGCCGCGATTTACTATCGCGAACTGGCGGATCGCCACCAACTGCTGGTCACGGGAGGCTCCGACTGCCACGGCTTCACCAAAGGCGCTCCTCTGATCGGAGGCGTGAAATTGGAATGGAACTTGTTCGACATTTTCCGCCAACGCCTCCTGCCGTCCGCCGCCACGCCCGCCATCACACCGCATCCAAACTGA
- a CDS encoding ABC transporter ATP-binding protein, whose amino-acid sequence MTVTAKPNASPKGARSLLAILSFLRAYPGAVALSIGLLLVNIAIEMVSPQILGDAITQLGWHMEWGAAFDPMVFVWLFGSLVLVRSGNGWLLGPVRNRLVQRTLGDIRAAIFDAVQRQSFAFHDRSNTGELVSRSTTDVSRLQDFLFATLFLSVDILVALVVITVLIFQASLTLGWVALGTLAPTVGLMAVFAARLQPKWREVHDLHSAMTTVVQENVAGVRVVRAFAGEPREVGKFQIHRDRFLKTLLDTVNAWAIRVPMAQFIFGLSVPLALALGGRQVIRGELALGELAAVVLYLMALGHRMGAIGQFTSIVQNASASAERILEILDEPHLLKGSGREPADVDGSIRFENVTFGYPGSAPALDNVSFAVPSGMTVALVGPTGAGKSTLAQLIPRFRDPGDGRVILGGVDARDWPLQALRRQIGVVFQETFLFSARVWENIALGRPEASREEIEAAARAAQADEFIRGLEHGYETMIGERGVNLSGGQKQRIALARALLMNPRILILDDATASVDPATEHAIQTALAAWRKDRTCLMIAHRLSALKAARHILVLDRGKLVDQGGHEDLVERCAFYRDLVKHQSRVDAESSPSSHG is encoded by the coding sequence ATGACGGTGACCGCGAAGCCTAACGCTTCCCCCAAGGGAGCGCGCAGTCTGCTGGCCATCCTGTCGTTTCTGCGGGCTTACCCGGGCGCGGTGGCGTTGTCCATCGGCCTGCTGCTGGTCAACATCGCCATTGAGATGGTGTCGCCGCAAATCCTGGGTGACGCCATCACGCAGTTGGGCTGGCATATGGAATGGGGGGCGGCCTTCGATCCGATGGTGTTTGTCTGGCTGTTTGGGTCTTTAGTCCTGGTCCGGTCCGGGAACGGGTGGTTGCTGGGCCCCGTTCGGAACCGGCTGGTGCAGCGGACGCTGGGGGACATTCGAGCGGCCATTTTCGACGCGGTCCAACGGCAAAGCTTCGCTTTTCATGACCGTTCGAACACGGGGGAGCTGGTGTCGCGATCGACCACGGATGTGTCGCGACTGCAGGATTTCCTTTTCGCCACTCTGTTTTTGAGCGTGGACATTCTGGTGGCGCTGGTGGTGATCACGGTTTTGATCTTTCAGGCCAGCCTGACGCTCGGATGGGTTGCGTTGGGAACCCTGGCGCCGACCGTGGGGCTGATGGCCGTGTTTGCGGCGCGATTGCAACCCAAGTGGCGCGAAGTCCATGATCTCCACTCGGCCATGACCACGGTGGTGCAGGAGAACGTCGCGGGCGTGCGGGTGGTGAGGGCTTTCGCGGGTGAACCTCGGGAGGTCGGAAAATTTCAGATCCATCGCGATCGATTTCTCAAGACCTTGTTGGACACCGTGAACGCGTGGGCGATTCGCGTGCCGATGGCGCAGTTCATTTTTGGATTGAGCGTGCCGCTGGCGCTGGCGCTCGGGGGCCGCCAGGTCATTCGAGGGGAGCTGGCGTTGGGCGAGCTGGCGGCGGTGGTGCTTTATCTGATGGCTCTCGGCCATCGCATGGGTGCGATCGGCCAGTTCACCAGCATCGTGCAGAACGCCAGCGCGAGCGCGGAACGGATCCTGGAAATCCTGGACGAGCCCCACTTGTTGAAGGGGAGCGGGCGCGAACCTGCTGACGTGGACGGGAGCATTCGATTCGAAAACGTGACGTTTGGTTATCCTGGCTCCGCCCCGGCTTTGGACAATGTCAGCTTTGCAGTGCCGTCGGGCATGACGGTGGCGCTGGTGGGCCCCACGGGGGCGGGGAAATCGACCCTGGCGCAATTGATTCCGCGCTTTCGCGATCCCGGTGACGGCCGGGTGATCCTGGGCGGGGTGGATGCCCGGGACTGGCCTTTGCAGGCGTTGCGCCGGCAGATCGGCGTGGTGTTTCAGGAAACGTTTCTGTTCAGCGCTCGCGTTTGGGAGAACATTGCCCTGGGCCGTCCCGAGGCAAGTCGCGAGGAGATCGAGGCGGCCGCCCGCGCCGCGCAGGCGGATGAATTCATCCGGGGGCTCGAGCATGGTTATGAAACGATGATCGGGGAGCGCGGGGTTAATTTGAGTGGCGGGCAGAAGCAGCGCATCGCGTTGGCGCGGGCCTTGTTGATGAATCCGCGCATCTTGATTCTGGATGATGCGACGGCGAGCGTGGATCCCGCGACCGAGCACGCGATCCAGACCGCGCTGGCAGCATGGCGGAAGGACCGCACCTGCCTGATGATTGCGCACCGGCTGTCCGCCTTGAAAGCGGCGCGTCACATTCTGGTGTTAGACCGCGGCAAGCTTGTCGATCAGGGCGGCCACGAGGATTTGGTGGAACGGTGCGCGTTTTATCGGGACCTGGTGAAACATCAATCCCGGGTGGATGCGGAGAGCTCCCCTTCATCCCATGGCTAG
- the ftsY gene encoding signal recognition particle-docking protein FtsY has protein sequence MGFFDKIKAGLQKTHNKLVHEIKRIITRSPRLTGTSVEELEAALLGADLGLAMTQQIIQAVRKAYETQGKDGVDVFGLACREVETSLSAGASPLKHDPKSLTVVSIVGVNGTGKTTTSAKLARLANSRGDATMLAACDTFRAAAIEQLKLWGTRLNVPVVAGEYGSDAASVAHDAVSAALAKQARYLFVDTAGRLHTKHNLMLELQKVHRVMGKKLAGAPHEVLLVLDATTGMNAINQAREFHKAVQLTGLVITKLDGTSKGGVVVAIQRELGLPVKFIGVGEQADDLQPFEPKAFAEALFTEKS, from the coding sequence ATGGGTTTTTTCGACAAGATCAAAGCGGGTCTGCAAAAGACCCACAATAAGCTCGTCCACGAAATCAAGCGGATCATCACCCGCTCTCCACGGCTGACCGGCACTTCCGTCGAAGAACTCGAAGCCGCACTGCTCGGGGCGGACCTCGGTCTGGCGATGACCCAGCAAATCATCCAAGCCGTCCGGAAAGCCTACGAAACCCAGGGAAAGGACGGCGTGGACGTGTTTGGACTCGCTTGCCGCGAGGTCGAAACCTCCCTATCCGCAGGTGCTTCGCCCCTCAAACACGATCCGAAATCGCTCACCGTCGTTTCCATCGTCGGCGTCAATGGCACCGGAAAAACCACCACCTCGGCCAAACTGGCCCGCTTGGCGAACTCCCGCGGCGACGCCACGATGCTGGCGGCCTGCGACACCTTCCGCGCCGCCGCCATCGAGCAGCTCAAACTCTGGGGAACCCGCCTCAATGTTCCCGTGGTGGCCGGAGAGTATGGTTCGGACGCCGCCTCCGTCGCGCATGATGCCGTCTCCGCCGCACTCGCGAAACAGGCACGCTATCTTTTCGTCGACACCGCCGGACGCCTTCACACCAAACACAACCTGATGCTCGAGCTGCAAAAGGTGCATCGTGTCATGGGCAAAAAACTGGCCGGCGCTCCCCATGAAGTGCTGCTCGTGCTGGACGCCACGACCGGCATGAACGCCATCAACCAGGCTCGCGAATTCCATAAGGCCGTCCAACTGACAGGATTGGTCATCACCAAACTCGATGGCACCAGCAAGGGTGGCGTGGTGGTCGCCATCCAGCGTGAACTGGGGCTTCCCGTCAAATTCATCGGCGTCGGCGAGCAAGCCGATGACTTGCAGCCATTCGAACCCAAAGCGTTCGCGGAAGCCTTGTTCACCGAGAAAAGCTGA